From Granulicella sp. WH15, the proteins below share one genomic window:
- a CDS encoding site-2 protease family protein translates to MSLEVALAVFEFVVLLLAISLHDSVQAWMAARLGDPTAKMMGRISLNPLRHYDLLGTVIFPIVFLFQSPLVLAWGKPVPMTPRNFRRGSKDEMLVFLSGPLAHLGAAGVFLVLLLVLKHVVPMVAMSLPAAAALSLRSPEVSTEFLPPIFPIVLFFYYGILVNLLLFAFNLVPLPSLDGGRVLRHFLPYNAMQQYDRWGFYLTILFFFFGFRVILLIMTPLLNIFNGLLSVL, encoded by the coding sequence ATGAGTCTTGAAGTCGCGCTCGCGGTGTTTGAGTTCGTGGTCCTTCTGCTGGCAATCTCGCTGCACGATTCGGTACAGGCGTGGATGGCCGCGCGGCTGGGCGATCCGACGGCGAAGATGATGGGGCGCATCTCGCTGAATCCGCTGCGCCACTACGACCTGCTGGGCACGGTTATTTTTCCCATCGTGTTTCTCTTTCAGAGCCCGCTGGTGCTGGCGTGGGGCAAGCCGGTTCCGATGACGCCGCGCAACTTCCGTCGCGGCTCGAAGGACGAGATGCTGGTCTTTCTGTCGGGGCCGCTGGCGCACCTGGGGGCGGCTGGGGTGTTCCTGGTGCTGCTGCTGGTGCTGAAGCATGTGGTGCCGATGGTGGCGATGTCGCTGCCCGCGGCGGCGGCTCTCTCGCTGCGCAGCCCGGAGGTTTCGACGGAGTTCCTGCCGCCGATCTTTCCGATTGTGCTGTTCTTTTACTACGGGATTCTGGTGAACCTGCTGCTCTTTGCGTTCAACCTGGTGCCGCTGCCGTCGCTCGATGGCGGACGGGTGCTGCGGCACTTTCTGCCGTATAACGCGATGCAGCAGTATGACCGTTGGGGTTTTTACCTGACGATTCTCTTCTTTTTCTTTGGGTTTCGGGTGATTCTGCTCATCATGACGCCGCTGTTGAATATCTTCAATGGGCTGCTTTCGGTGCTTTAG
- a CDS encoding pseudouridine synthase translates to MAEQNKPVPKQDAEPKGERLQKILAQAGIASRRKAEEIILEGRVQVNGTTVTELGTKADASRDHIRVDGKLLHGPEQQRYYMLNKPRGYVTTLDDPQKRPTVMQLMQQKSGPHGDQVRLYPVGRLDYLSEGLLLMTNDGALANALSKAATGVEKTYLVKVSGNPEPAGLDQIRRGIMIDRGRLDEVRAGRRDRILTAPAKLELVRGGDNPWFELTLTEGRNRQLRKMFEEIGHHVEKIRRIGYGALRLDVPPGEYRELTPGEVMALDRASKGKKVVPKKNLPEFAKLKSPVKPKGTSYRSRGSMGK, encoded by the coding sequence ATGGCCGAGCAGAACAAACCCGTCCCCAAGCAAGATGCCGAACCGAAGGGTGAGCGGCTACAGAAGATTTTGGCGCAGGCTGGTATCGCCAGCCGACGCAAGGCCGAGGAGATTATCCTCGAGGGCCGGGTGCAGGTGAACGGCACCACCGTGACCGAGCTGGGCACGAAGGCCGATGCTTCGCGCGACCACATCCGCGTGGACGGCAAGCTGTTGCACGGGCCGGAGCAGCAGCGGTACTACATGCTGAACAAGCCGCGCGGCTATGTGACGACGCTGGACGATCCGCAGAAGCGGCCGACGGTGATGCAGTTGATGCAGCAGAAATCGGGGCCGCATGGGGATCAGGTAAGGCTGTATCCGGTGGGGCGGCTGGATTATCTGAGCGAGGGTCTGCTGCTGATGACCAACGACGGTGCGCTGGCCAATGCGCTGTCGAAGGCCGCGACCGGCGTGGAGAAGACCTATCTGGTGAAGGTGAGCGGGAATCCTGAGCCTGCGGGCCTGGATCAGATTCGGCGGGGCATCATGATCGACCGCGGGCGGCTGGATGAGGTGCGCGCGGGGCGGCGGGATCGGATTCTGACGGCTCCGGCCAAGCTGGAGCTGGTGCGCGGCGGAGATAACCCGTGGTTCGAGCTGACCCTGACCGAGGGGCGGAACCGGCAGCTGCGCAAGATGTTCGAAGAGATTGGGCACCATGTGGAGAAGATCCGGCGCATCGGGTACGGGGCGCTGCGTCTGGATGTGCCGCCGGGGGAGTATCGCGAGCTGACGCCGGGTGAGGTGATGGCACTGGATCGCGCGTCCAAGGGCAAAAAGGTGGTGCCGAAGAAGAACCTGCCGGAGTTCGCGAAGCTGAAGTCGCCGGTGAAGCCGAAGGGTACTTCGTACCGTTCTCGGGGCAGTATGGGTAAGTAA
- a CDS encoding DEAD/DEAH box helicase → MTSAMLEPQTQNLSQNQTENTSPTSPATLPVQETITGTNAELDPATGLPMVRDVHFADFNISDSLKQRLAAGGFNTPTPVQAKAIPPALEGRDILATASTGTGKTLSFLIPMIERMDANSVPSSKGKRGPIRSLILLPTRELAMQVLEAYGKIVPHAKNDSVLVCGGLSENTQLDHLSRGPRLVVATPGRLEDFLRRRSVNLSSVEMLVLDEVDRMLDMGFLPAIKRIVGALPKTRQTMCYSATLDANISEIVRDYVQKPVRIEIGTTSKPSDRVELRVYSVMQDQKLGLLNQMLNEEEGTFLVFSRTKHGADRISKKLEKLGHQADVIHGDRSQSQRTAALKGFASGRHRVLVATDVAARGIDVSNIAHVVNYDLPNASEDFVHRIGRTGRAGKKGVATTFVMPQERSDARKLERELKIKFEWREADKNLEKEERNRPLDTAALGDVMQLESRAWRTGDVSAQGQVASAASPYRGGAGNGFRGRSGGGGFGGGRGQGGGRGPGSNSRPGGGRSGGPARRGR, encoded by the coding sequence TTGACTTCTGCAATGCTTGAACCCCAGACTCAGAACCTGTCCCAGAACCAGACCGAAAACACCTCCCCAACCTCCCCCGCTACCCTTCCTGTTCAGGAGACCATCACCGGCACCAACGCCGAGCTGGACCCGGCGACCGGCCTTCCCATGGTGCGGGACGTACACTTTGCCGACTTCAACATCTCCGACTCGCTGAAGCAGCGTCTGGCGGCGGGCGGTTTCAACACGCCGACCCCGGTGCAGGCGAAGGCGATTCCTCCGGCGCTTGAGGGCCGCGACATTCTCGCGACCGCTTCGACCGGAACCGGCAAGACCCTCAGCTTCCTCATCCCGATGATCGAGCGGATGGATGCGAACTCGGTGCCGTCGTCCAAGGGCAAGCGTGGACCGATCCGCTCGCTGATCCTGCTGCCGACGCGTGAGCTGGCGATGCAGGTGCTCGAGGCGTACGGCAAGATCGTTCCCCATGCGAAGAACGACTCGGTTCTGGTCTGCGGCGGTCTCTCGGAGAACACGCAGCTCGATCACCTGAGCCGCGGGCCGCGGCTGGTCGTCGCGACGCCTGGACGTCTTGAGGACTTTCTGCGCCGCCGCTCGGTGAACCTCAGCTCGGTGGAGATGCTGGTGCTCGACGAAGTGGACCGGATGCTCGACATGGGCTTCCTGCCCGCGATCAAGCGGATCGTAGGCGCGCTGCCCAAGACGCGGCAGACGATGTGCTACTCGGCGACGCTGGATGCGAATATCTCGGAGATCGTGCGCGACTACGTGCAGAAGCCGGTGCGCATCGAGATCGGTACGACCTCGAAGCCTTCGGACCGCGTGGAGCTGCGCGTTTACAGCGTGATGCAGGACCAGAAGCTCGGCCTGCTGAACCAGATGCTGAATGAAGAAGAGGGCACGTTCCTGGTCTTCTCGCGGACCAAGCATGGCGCGGATCGCATCTCGAAGAAGCTGGAGAAGCTGGGGCATCAGGCGGATGTGATCCACGGCGATCGCTCGCAGTCGCAGCGGACGGCGGCTCTGAAGGGCTTCGCGTCGGGGCGTCACCGCGTCCTGGTTGCGACGGACGTGGCGGCTCGTGGAATCGACGTCTCGAACATCGCGCATGTCGTGAACTACGACCTGCCCAATGCTTCTGAGGACTTTGTGCACCGCATCGGCCGTACGGGCCGCGCGGGCAAGAAGGGCGTCGCCACCACCTTTGTGATGCCGCAGGAGCGGTCGGATGCGCGCAAGCTGGAGCGCGAGCTGAAGATCAAGTTCGAGTGGCGCGAGGCGGACAAAAACCTGGAGAAGGAAGAGCGCAATCGGCCTCTGGATACGGCTGCTCTGGGCGACGTGATGCAACTCGAGTCGCGTGCGTGGCGGACGGGCGATGTGTCGGCGCAGGGGCAGGTGGCTTCGGCCGCCAGCCCGTATCGCGGCGGGGCCGGCAACGGCTTCCGTGGGCGTAGCGGTGGTGGCGGCTTTGGCGGCGGACGCGGACAGGGTGGCGGACGTGGGCCGGGTTCGAACAGCCGTCCTGGTGGTGGTCGTTCGGGTGGTCCTGCTCGGCGCGGTCGCTAA
- a CDS encoding VIT1/CCC1 transporter family protein translates to MSDLIPDLPDLAAIASDEKSFVLQVVQPGLSGLMDGSVSTLAPIFATAFATHSSHTVFLIGAASAVGAGISMAFSEGLSDDGSLTGRGKPLVRGVITGFMTFLGGFLHTLPFLLPNVHAALRLAYLVVGIELIVISWIRYRYMKTSFALSCLQVIVGGGLVFAAGVLIGQG, encoded by the coding sequence ATGTCTGACCTGATACCCGATCTGCCTGATCTGGCCGCCATTGCCAGCGATGAGAAGAGCTTCGTGCTGCAGGTGGTGCAACCGGGGCTGTCCGGCCTGATGGATGGCTCGGTGTCGACGCTGGCTCCTATCTTTGCGACTGCGTTTGCGACGCACAGCTCGCATACGGTCTTCCTGATCGGCGCGGCCTCGGCGGTAGGCGCGGGGATCAGCATGGCGTTCTCCGAGGGGCTGTCGGACGACGGCTCGCTGACGGGGCGCGGCAAGCCTCTGGTGCGCGGCGTGATCACCGGCTTCATGACCTTTCTCGGCGGCTTCCTGCACACGCTGCCGTTCCTGCTGCCGAACGTTCATGCGGCGCTGAGGCTGGCCTATCTGGTGGTGGGGATCGAGCTGATCGTGATCTCGTGGATTCGCTACCGGTACATGAAGACGAGCTTCGCGCTCTCGTGTTTGCAGGTGATCGTGGGCGGCGGGCTGGTCTTTGCGGCGGGTGTGTTGATCGGGCAGGGCTGA
- a CDS encoding inorganic phosphate transporter: MSTSVTGTATLPPTSILDEKMKKSNPGKMGMVIFGLMLVGGLAYIGMKLSADLAIVHSASVFPFLLLGLALLIALGFEFVNGFHDTANAVATVIYTHSLEPHVAVVWSGLWNFIGVLTSSGAVAFSIITLLPVELILKVSKGSGFSMVFALLVAAILWNLATWWRGLPASSSHTMIGSILGVGIANQMMMGNSGTAGVDWEQVTKVFKALLISPVVGFACAALVFLLFKAVAKDPRLYKAPEGTAPPPFYIRALLVLTCTGVSFAHGSNDGQKGMGLIMLILVGTVPTAYALNHTVGAKEVTTFAAVSTQVAGVLQSYEQPGAVLAGEPGPEIEKFVSTKQFEPGVTVAMQQMATDIRNEATSYGSLGNVPAEMQANVRNQMYLMSESLRLLPKSGPKMSDADLKVVANYRSFLDKSTKFIPSWVKVAVALALGLGTMVGWKRIVVTVGEKIGKTHLTYAQGASAELVAMFTILAADNYGLPVSTTHVLSSGVAGTMAANKSGLQMSTIRDIAAAWVFTLPAAAVLSGVLFWLFNMVGK; the protein is encoded by the coding sequence ATGTCAACTTCCGTTACCGGCACCGCCACCCTTCCTCCCACCTCGATCCTCGACGAAAAGATGAAGAAGTCCAACCCCGGCAAGATGGGGATGGTGATCTTCGGTCTGATGCTGGTGGGCGGGCTGGCGTATATCGGCATGAAGCTCTCGGCCGATCTTGCGATCGTGCATAGTGCTTCGGTGTTTCCCTTCCTGCTGCTGGGACTTGCGCTGCTGATCGCGCTGGGATTCGAGTTCGTAAACGGCTTTCACGACACGGCCAACGCGGTGGCGACGGTGATCTATACCCACTCGCTGGAGCCGCATGTGGCGGTGGTGTGGTCGGGCCTGTGGAACTTCATCGGCGTGCTGACCAGCTCGGGTGCGGTGGCGTTCTCGATCATCACACTGCTGCCGGTGGAGCTGATCCTGAAGGTGTCCAAGGGGTCCGGCTTCTCGATGGTCTTCGCGCTGCTGGTGGCGGCCATCCTGTGGAACCTGGCGACGTGGTGGCGTGGTCTCCCGGCGTCCAGCTCGCACACCATGATCGGCTCGATCCTGGGCGTGGGTATCGCGAACCAGATGATGATGGGCAACTCGGGCACGGCGGGCGTGGATTGGGAGCAGGTCACCAAGGTCTTCAAGGCGCTGCTGATCTCGCCGGTGGTGGGTTTTGCGTGCGCGGCGCTGGTCTTCCTGCTCTTCAAGGCGGTCGCCAAGGACCCGCGTCTTTATAAGGCTCCCGAGGGTACGGCTCCTCCGCCGTTCTACATCCGCGCGCTGCTGGTGCTGACCTGCACGGGCGTCAGCTTCGCGCACGGCTCGAACGACGGACAGAAGGGCATGGGCCTCATCATGCTGATCCTGGTGGGCACGGTGCCGACGGCGTACGCGCTGAACCACACGGTGGGCGCAAAAGAGGTCACTACCTTCGCGGCGGTCTCGACGCAGGTGGCCGGAGTGTTGCAGAGCTATGAGCAGCCGGGTGCGGTGCTGGCGGGCGAGCCGGGGCCGGAGATCGAGAAGTTTGTGAGCACGAAGCAGTTCGAGCCGGGCGTTACGGTGGCGATGCAGCAGATGGCGACCGACATCCGCAACGAGGCGACGTCGTACGGTTCGCTGGGCAATGTTCCGGCGGAGATGCAGGCTAACGTCCGCAACCAGATGTACCTGATGAGCGAGTCGCTGCGGCTGCTGCCGAAGTCCGGGCCGAAGATGTCGGATGCGGACCTGAAGGTGGTGGCGAACTACCGGAGTTTCCTGGATAAGTCGACCAAGTTCATTCCGAGCTGGGTGAAGGTGGCCGTGGCGCTGGCGCTGGGCCTGGGCACGATGGTCGGCTGGAAGCGGATCGTGGTGACGGTCGGCGAGAAGATCGGCAAGACGCACCTGACCTATGCGCAGGGCGCTTCGGCTGAGCTGGTGGCGATGTTCACCATTCTGGCGGCGGACAACTACGGGCTGCCGGTGAGCACGACGCATGTGCTCTCGTCGGGCGTGGCCGGTACGATGGCGGCGAACAAGAGCGGGCTGCAGATGTCGACGATCCGCGACATCGCGGCGGCGTGGGTGTTCACGCTTCCGGCGGCGGCGGTGCTCTCGGGCGTCCTCTTCTGGCTCTTCAACATGGTCGGGAAATAA
- a CDS encoding segregation/condensation protein A produces MSDEKVQPEATVEAAAAPEQPAPEPFNLEPKPVPPPPPEPKKAPVSKEKTKDDGSVSPFSITVGQVYDGPMDLLLDLIRKQNIDIYDIPIGRITAQFLEYTHHLRDSDVDAAGEFVYTASLLIHIKSKMLLPKDPTGVAEGESDDPRLELVERLLEHERFKSAAQMLMQKQQVEEATWSNPGMREFREDEAAEPEIAADTVDLVRVFQDILSRMRARPVMDVNEESVTVAQMIDYVKRRLLMEDRPMSLRRMLHSTHTERALICMFLALLELVRLQAVLLYQPERLGDILVKKTVGFDEIFEDQSAARDDWN; encoded by the coding sequence ATGAGTGATGAGAAGGTTCAGCCTGAAGCGACGGTAGAAGCGGCTGCCGCGCCGGAACAGCCAGCCCCGGAGCCGTTCAACCTGGAGCCGAAGCCTGTTCCGCCGCCTCCGCCCGAGCCGAAGAAGGCTCCCGTGTCCAAAGAGAAGACCAAGGATGACGGGTCGGTGTCGCCGTTTTCGATCACCGTGGGCCAGGTCTACGACGGACCGATGGACCTGCTGCTGGACCTGATCCGCAAGCAGAATATCGACATCTACGACATTCCTATCGGGCGGATTACGGCGCAGTTCCTGGAGTACACGCACCATTTGCGCGACTCGGACGTGGACGCGGCGGGCGAGTTCGTCTACACGGCCTCGCTGCTGATTCACATCAAGAGCAAGATGCTGCTGCCGAAGGACCCCACGGGCGTCGCCGAGGGCGAGTCGGACGATCCGCGGCTGGAGCTGGTGGAGCGGCTGTTGGAGCATGAACGCTTCAAATCCGCCGCGCAGATGCTGATGCAGAAGCAGCAGGTGGAAGAGGCGACGTGGTCGAACCCGGGGATGCGCGAGTTTCGCGAGGACGAGGCGGCGGAGCCGGAGATCGCGGCCGACACGGTGGACCTGGTGCGGGTCTTTCAGGATATTTTGTCGCGGATGCGGGCGCGGCCGGTGATGGACGTCAACGAGGAGTCGGTGACGGTGGCGCAGATGATCGACTACGTGAAGCGGCGGCTGTTGATGGAGGATCGGCCGATGTCGCTGCGGCGGATGCTGCACAGCACGCATACGGAGCGGGCGCTGATCTGCATGTTTCTGGCGCTGCTGGAGCTGGTGCGGTTGCAGGCAGTGCTGCTGTATCAGCCGGAGCGGCTGGGGGACATCCTGGTCAAGAAGACGGTCGGGTTCGATGAGATCTTCGAGGACCAGTCGGCAGCGCGGGACGACTGGAATTAG
- the msrA gene encoding peptide-methionine (S)-S-oxide reductase MsrA, which yields MAIEKATFGAGCFWGVEARFGELLGVLDTAVGYEGGELEHPTYKEVCTDRTGHAEVVEVTFDPARISFDRLLDTFFALHDPTQLNRQGPDWGTQYRSAIYTHSDEQFRQAREKIAELAASGAFRRPIVTQVAPSKRFWKAEEYHQKYLEKRGMVSCHI from the coding sequence GTGGCAATTGAAAAAGCAACGTTTGGTGCAGGGTGCTTCTGGGGGGTAGAAGCACGGTTTGGAGAGCTGTTGGGGGTGCTGGATACCGCCGTAGGCTATGAGGGTGGAGAGCTGGAGCACCCGACTTACAAGGAAGTCTGTACAGACCGCACAGGACACGCAGAGGTGGTCGAGGTGACCTTCGACCCGGCCCGGATCAGCTTCGACCGGCTGCTGGATACATTCTTCGCGCTGCACGATCCGACGCAGTTGAACCGGCAGGGGCCGGACTGGGGGACGCAGTACCGCAGTGCGATCTACACGCACTCGGACGAGCAGTTCCGGCAGGCTCGGGAGAAGATCGCTGAGCTGGCGGCCTCGGGAGCGTTCCGGCGGCCTATCGTGACTCAGGTGGCCCCGTCGAAGCGGTTCTGGAAGGCGGAGGAGTATCACCAGAAGTACCTGGAAAAGCGCGGTATGGTGAGCTGCCATATCTGA
- the scpB gene encoding SMC-Scp complex subunit ScpB, which produces MSLKAKIEAVIYASEEPVTLAQLAGLLGLEAQTELDRLDERQQMLALEVEEEAVEAELLEVVEEQLEAEVAPATEPEAAVEAEVASEASPEAVDAPEAEPETVAEPETAKELTRDQEKNRERRLREYFRQIIDELIADYATSERGLEIREVAGGLRMATKPEYHDAVRGFVKSLKPALKLSLQALETLAVVAYKQPVTAPEVSEIRGVDSAGVLGSLMGRKLITTAGRKQVIGRPILYKTTKDFLLRFGLKDIQELPSIEEFEKMAGELADIEPVQKEIPMAEPETKEERDEELRTAAELEEERYATAPQADGDSQPVDVADAEIVDGRVSGLPPRYGAEDSSAQEADVQREAETGVGVGEEDL; this is translated from the coding sequence ATGAGCCTTAAAGCGAAGATCGAAGCCGTTATTTATGCCTCCGAAGAGCCGGTAACGCTGGCGCAGCTCGCCGGACTGCTGGGCCTGGAGGCGCAGACCGAACTGGATCGCCTGGATGAACGTCAGCAGATGCTGGCGCTCGAGGTGGAAGAAGAGGCCGTTGAGGCTGAGCTGCTGGAGGTTGTCGAGGAGCAGCTTGAGGCTGAGGTAGCTCCCGCGACTGAGCCGGAGGCGGCGGTCGAAGCTGAGGTGGCTTCCGAAGCTTCGCCGGAGGCTGTTGACGCTCCGGAGGCTGAGCCTGAGACGGTCGCTGAGCCTGAGACGGCTAAGGAGCTGACTAGGGATCAGGAGAAGAATCGGGAGCGGCGGCTACGGGAGTACTTCCGGCAGATCATCGACGAGTTGATCGCCGACTATGCCACGTCGGAGCGCGGGCTGGAGATCCGGGAGGTGGCCGGTGGGCTGCGGATGGCAACCAAGCCCGAGTATCACGATGCCGTGCGCGGGTTTGTGAAGAGCCTGAAACCGGCTCTGAAGCTCTCGCTGCAGGCGCTGGAGACGCTGGCGGTGGTGGCGTACAAGCAGCCGGTGACCGCGCCGGAGGTCTCGGAGATCCGCGGGGTGGACTCGGCCGGAGTGCTGGGGTCGCTGATGGGGCGCAAGCTGATTACGACGGCTGGGCGGAAGCAGGTGATCGGGCGGCCGATTCTCTACAAGACGACCAAGGACTTTCTGCTGCGGTTCGGGCTGAAGGACATTCAGGAGCTGCCGAGCATCGAGGAGTTTGAGAAGATGGCGGGCGAACTGGCCGATATCGAGCCGGTGCAGAAGGAGATTCCGATGGCGGAGCCGGAGACGAAGGAAGAGCGCGACGAGGAGCTGCGCACGGCGGCGGAGCTGGAAGAGGAGCGGTATGCGACCGCGCCGCAGGCCGATGGGGATAGCCAGCCGGTCGATGTGGCGGACGCGGAGATTGTGGATGGTCGGGTCTCGGGGTTGCCGCCTCGTTATGGGGCGGAGGACTCATCCGCGCAAGAGGCGGATGTGCAGCGTGAGGCTGAAACTGGCGTTGGAGTTGGGGAAGAGGACTTGTAG
- the trpS gene encoding tryptophan--tRNA ligase gives MILTGEVTIKMNEVTANRPRVLSGMRPTGKLHLGNYMGALYNWTRLQHEYECYFFIADLHALTTSYEDLSRLKENIREVALDFLAGGLDPELCTIFVQSDVPAHSELHTLLSMFTPLGWLERVPTYKDQQEQLREKDLATYGFLGYPLLQSADILLYQPDFVPVGRDQAAHVELTREVARRFNQLYPGSFYMAEGAAPWELEAVKTKARKLAGQPNKSEFTPHELIAAAPQTKLKSAYGTRTILPEPDVLLTPSPQLPGVDGRKMSKSYGNTILLSDTEADIRSKLKTMVTDPARVYRTDAGNPDVCPVFALHKLFSTEETQAEVRVGCTTAGIGCIECKGWVADAMVKELAPIQERRRKFEADPDLVEDILYQGGTRARARSEQTMREVGEVMGLRARRV, from the coding sequence ATGATTCTGACTGGCGAAGTGACCATCAAGATGAACGAAGTAACGGCAAATCGGCCGCGGGTTCTGAGCGGAATGCGGCCCACGGGCAAGCTGCACCTGGGCAACTATATGGGTGCGCTCTACAACTGGACCCGGCTCCAGCACGAGTACGAGTGCTACTTTTTTATCGCCGACCTGCACGCCCTGACCACGAGCTACGAGGACCTGAGCCGTCTCAAGGAGAATATCCGCGAGGTCGCGCTGGACTTTCTGGCTGGTGGCCTCGACCCCGAGCTCTGCACGATCTTCGTGCAGAGCGACGTCCCGGCGCACTCCGAGTTGCACACCCTGCTGAGCATGTTTACCCCGCTGGGCTGGCTGGAGCGGGTGCCTACTTATAAGGATCAGCAGGAGCAGCTTCGCGAGAAGGATCTGGCGACCTATGGGTTTCTGGGCTATCCGCTACTGCAATCGGCGGACATTCTGCTCTACCAGCCGGACTTTGTGCCCGTGGGGCGCGACCAAGCCGCTCACGTCGAGCTGACGCGAGAGGTGGCGCGGCGGTTCAACCAGCTCTATCCCGGCAGCTTTTATATGGCCGAAGGAGCAGCTCCGTGGGAGCTGGAGGCGGTCAAAACCAAGGCCCGTAAGCTGGCCGGACAGCCGAATAAGAGCGAGTTCACGCCGCATGAGCTGATCGCGGCGGCTCCGCAGACCAAGCTGAAGTCGGCCTACGGAACTCGAACAATTTTGCCCGAGCCAGACGTGCTGCTGACGCCTTCGCCGCAGCTTCCGGGCGTCGATGGCCGCAAGATGTCGAAGAGCTACGGGAATACGATCCTGCTCTCGGACACCGAGGCGGATATCCGGTCGAAGCTGAAGACGATGGTGACCGATCCGGCGCGTGTCTACCGGACCGATGCGGGGAATCCCGATGTGTGCCCGGTCTTTGCGCTGCACAAGCTCTTTTCGACCGAGGAGACGCAGGCCGAGGTACGGGTCGGCTGCACGACGGCGGGGATCGGGTGCATCGAGTGCAAGGGTTGGGTCGCCGATGCGATGGTGAAGGAGCTGGCTCCCATCCAGGAGCGGCGGCGCAAATTTGAGGCAGACCCGGATCTGGTGGAGGATATCCTCTACCAGGGCGGGACGCGGGCTCGTGCGCGCTCGGAGCAGACGATGCGTGAGGTGGGCGAGGTGATGGGGTTGAGGGCGCGACGCGTATGA